Proteins co-encoded in one Pocillopora verrucosa isolate sample1 chromosome 1, ASM3666991v2, whole genome shotgun sequence genomic window:
- the LOC131796450 gene encoding uncharacterized protein: MAIKVSVTGLFCFCFPIVLASASLAADVDLCGVGKIEGKNLTLALNFTEENAMKNGGECSRVVFLESARVKLVVEQLNLANGAVFEIYDGPSPEKGQLLGLKADTGLPLTYITTSNALFIKFRDSQKKEGPSSFRGKVAPEPYQHMCRCRSVDNGTLECSESDRERSCKVKCQPSYMDLSISKEVKCDLVKGEWDIDIHNMHIACQKVQSPLQIKALLQFDYVNATCKDADSEKIKSAFRVSMEQNNDVKTKGVCFAPSGDENVDCKGKKVQVNCTGDKPARMIITITDRVTKPPTLKEANVKLQELITAYKNLNLDNVLNSKDLVMNNGSDSFTPDKASASIKVTPRCDNLQHYIKVPGNDTSFVCSTCPLHHAYNTSTHMCEECPSGSRVSSGAISCTKSDGTMKMTPNKTACNSACMKGRHVDSNSKMCEWCPQDTYQNSSTRLNPTCMPCPDQKKTSFPGAQSVGECRDPCSSGSFYNTSSGACQSCAIGSYIDVDNHALTKCKTCSVGKTTRATGSKDSSDCYTSCPPGQFYNSNSKQCTPCGKGKYQDKMGEDTCMDCPINKTTLNPGSKSSAECIMLCGPGQFLMESNGKCDDCPMNTYQDINQHQNKTCKSCGPDKITNATGKSSISQCFEKCSKGQFLNKSSAKCKRCPAGEYQDQLGQEQCKKCPPGHYQDLTGQEQCKKCPAGKYQDLTGQEQCKKCPAGKYQDLTGQEQCKNCSTGEYQDLPGQEQCKNCSTGEYQDLPGQEQCQNCSTGEYQDLSGQEQCKNCSAGEYQDLPGQEQCKKCPSGEYQDQPSQKLCKKCPSGEYQDLPGQEQCKKCPAGKYQDLTGQEQCKNCSTGEYQDLPGQEQCKNCSTGEYQDLPGQEQCQNCSTGEYQDLSGQEQCKKCATGKYQDQTGQGQCKNCSTGEYQDQPGQNLCKKCPSGEYQEQTSQEYCKKCPEGKTTENKGTDDSKACITIDVKSKFELSLRFASLSWSEELKEEGSMKYQETKAVIEKAIQFEFRSDPSFESVEVTNLKKGSVIAEFDVSFNDKADYNPVKVLQEAVDKGHVGNLTVSPQSLNILHQPCHQPLGMENGQIKNKQITASTFFKDHEPSEARLNAEGGRGWHAKYFKKTEYLQIDFESEVNITGVATQGVSSEEYFYVTEYKLNMSKDGIVWHEYTENNKSKVFNGNNDAETAVRNDFAPSVQSRFIRFLPQNWNKRIYMRVEVYGCKPINLPVPSPTTEADVAAVTAKEEKWPWGAYLGIMFAILLVIGVVVAVICWRKKSQEKREEAGTDEALMGMRKHGDGEYRVIEKNAAEPDEYDENVV, encoded by the exons ATGGCGATAAAGGTGTCTGTtactggtttgttttgtttctgctttCCAATAGTTCTTGCATCAGCGTCTCTGGCGGCCGATGTCGACCTATGTGGTGTCGGTAAAATTGAAGgtaaaaatttaaccctggcgTTGAACTTCACCGAAGAGAATGCCATGAAAAACGGCGGAGAATGTAGCCGTGTTGTATTTCTAGAATCAGCGCGGGTAAAACTTGTGGTCGAGCAATTGAACCTCGCTAATGGAGCGGTCTTCGAAATATACGACGGCCCAAGCCCTGAAAAAGGCCAACTTCTCGGTTTAAAAGCGGACACTGGGTTGCCACTGACGTACATTACCACGAGTAACGCTTTGTTCATTAAGTTCAGAGATAGCCAAAAAAAGGAAGGGCCTTCGAGTTTTCGCGGGAAAGTCGCTCCGGAACCTTATCAGCACATGTGTCGCTGTCGGTCTGTAGATAATGGAACTCTAGAGTGTTCTGAGAGTGATCGCGAAAGAAGTTGTAAAGTAAAGTGTCAACCATCATATATGGACTTGTCAATAAGTAAAGAAGTGAAGTGCGATCTCGTGAAAGGAGAATGGGATATTGATATTCATAACATGCACATCGCTTGTCAGAAGGTGCAAAGCCCATTACAAATCAAAGCGTTGTTGCAGTTCGATTACGTTAACGCAACTTGTAAAGATGCTGActcggaaaaaataaaaagtgccTTCAGGGTGTCCATGGAACAAAACAATGACGTAAAAACCAAGGGTGTGTGTTTTGCTCCTAGTGGTGATGAAAATGTGGATTGCAAGGGGAAGAAAGTTCAAGTGAACTGCACTGGTGACAAGCCAGCCAGaatgataataacaattacAGACCGTGTAACAAAACCTCCAACTTTAAAGGAAGCCAATGTGAAACTTCAAGAGCTGATCACAGCATACAAAAACTTGAACCTTGATAATGTTTTGAACTCCAAAGATTTAGTCATGAATAATGGAAGTGACTCATTCACTCCAGATAAGGCATCAGCTTCTATAAAGGTAACACCTCGATGTGATAATCTACAACACTATATTAAGGTCCCTGGTAATGATACATCTTTTGTCTGTTCCACCTGCCCACTGCACCATGCCTATAACACGTCTACCCACATGTGTGAGGAATGTCCCTCCGGAAGTAGAGTATCTTCTGGTGCAATCTCCTGCACAAAGAGTGACGGCACCATGAAGATGACCCCAAATAAGACTGCATGCAATAGTGCGTGCATGAAGGGAAGACATGTGGATTCGAACTCTAAGATGTGTGAATGGTGTCCACAGGATACTTACCAGAACTCTTCAACAAGGCTTAACCCCACATGTATGCCTTGTCCTGATCAAAAGAAGACCAGCTTTCCAGGAGCACAGAGTGTAGGGGAATGTCGTGACCCTTGTTCATCAGGTTCCTTCTACAACACATCTAGTGGTGCTTGTCAGAGTTGCGCTATCGGTTCTTACATTGATGTTGACAATCATGCACTCACCAAGTGCAAGACCTGTAGTGTGGGTAAGACAACCAGAGCAACTGGCAGCAAAGACAGCAGTGACTGTTACACAAGTTGCCCACCAGGCCAGTTTTACAACTCAAATTCAAAACAGTGTACTCCTTGTGGAAAAGGTAAATATCAAGACAAGATGGGCGAAGACACTTGCATGGATTGTCCTATAAACAAAACAACTCTGAATCCAGGATCAAAAAGTTCTGCTGAATGCATTATGTTATGTGGACCAGGACAATTTCTTATGGAATCTAATGGAAAGTGTGATGATTGTCCAATGAATACATACCAGGATATTAATCAGCATCAAAACAAGACGTGTAAGTCCTGCGGACCAGACAAAATCACAAATGCAACAGGGAAATCTAGCATTTCTCAGTGCTTTGAGAAGTGTAGCAAGGGCCAGTTCTTAAACAAGTCTTCCGCCAAGTGTAAAAGGTGTCCTGCAGGAGAGTACCAAGATCAGCTGGGTCAAGAGCAGTGTAAAAAGTGTCCACCAGGTCATTACCAAGATCTAACAGGCCAAGAGCAGTGCAAAAAGTGTCCAGCAGGCAAGTACCAAGATCTAACAGGCCAAGAGCAGTGCAAAAAGTGTCCAGCAGGCAAGTACCAAGATCTAACAGGCCAAGAGCAGTGCAAAAATTGTTCTACAGGGGAGTACCAAGATCTACCAGGCCAAGAGCAGTGCAAAAATTGTTCTACAGGGGAGTACCAAGATCTACCAGGCCAAGAGCAGTGCCAAAATTGTTCTACAGGGGAGTACCAAGATCTATCAGGCCAAGAGCAGTGCAAAAATTGTTCTGCAGGGGAGTACCAAGATCTACCAGGCCAAGAGCAGTGCAAAAAGTGTCCATCTGGGGAGTATCAAGATCAGCCAAGCCAAAAGCTGTGCAAAAAGTGTCCATCTGGGGAGTATCAAGACCTACCAGGCCAAGAGCAGTGCAAAAAGTGTCCAGCAGGCAAGTACCAAGATCTAACAGGCCAAGAGCAGTGCAAAAATTGTTCTACAGGGGAGTACCAAGATCTACCAGGCCAAGAGCAGTGCAAAAATTGTTCTACAGGGGAGTACCAAGATCTACCAGGCCAAGAGCAGTGCCAAAATTGTTCTACAGGGGAGTACCAAGATCTATCAGGCCAAGAGCAGTGCAAAAAATGTGCTACAGGAAAGTACCAAGATCAGACAGGCCAAGGGCAGTGCAAAAATTGTTCTACAGGGGAGTACCAAGATCAGCCAGGCCAAAATCTGTGCAAAAAGTGTCCATCTGGGGAGTATCAAGAACAGACCAGCCAGGAGTACTGTAAAAAGTGTCCTGAAGGTAAAACCACTGAAAACAAGGGAACTGATGATTCTAAAGCATGCATAACTATTGATGTAAAGAGCAAATTTGAATTGTCTCTTAGATTTGCTTCTCTTTCTTGGAGTGAAGAACTTAAAGAGGAAGGGAGCATGAAATACCAAGAGACAAAGGCAGTCATTGAGAAAGCAATCCAATTTGAGTTCCGCTCTGATCCATCATTCGAGAGTGTTGAGGTAACCAACCTAAAGAAAGGCAGTGTCATTGCAGAGTTTGATGTGAGCTTCAATGACAAAGCTGATTACAATCCTGTAAAAGTTCTTCAAGAGGCAGTAGATAAAGGTCACGTAGGAAACTTGACAGTTTCTCCACAGTCATTGAATATTCTTCATCAACCATGCCATCAACCTCTAGGAATGGAAAATGGTCAAATCAAGAACAAGCAAATTACAGCATCAACATTCTTCAAAGATCATGAGCCATCTGAAGCCAGACTGAATGCAGAAGGAGGGCGGGGCTGGCATGCTAAGTATTTCAAGAAGACGGAGTACTTGCAGATTGACTTTGAGAGTGAGGTCAACATAACAGGTGTGGCCACACAAGGAGTATCCTCTGaagaatatttttatgtgaCAGAATACAAGCTTAATATGAGCAAAGATGGAATTGTGTGGCATGAATacactgaaaataacaaatcaaaG GTTTTCAATGGTAATAATGATGCAGAAACTGCTGTGAGAAACGACTTTGCACCATCTGTGCAGTCTCGGTTTATCCGATTTCTGCCTCAAAATTGGAACAAACGCATTTACATGCGTGTTGAGGTCTATGGCTGCAAGCCCATCAACCTGCCTGTTCCATCACCTACAACTGAAGCAGATGTTGCTGCAGTGACAGCAAAAGAGGAAAAGTGGCCATGGGGAGCATATCTTGGCATCATGTTTGCAATCCTACTTGTCATTGGAGTTGTGGTTGCTGTCATCTGCTGGAGGAAAAAGAGCCAAGAAAAGAGAGAGGAAGCTGGAACTGATGAAGCTCTGATGGGAATGAGGAAGCATGGTGATGGAGAGTACAGAGTCATCGAGAAAAATGCTGCAGAGCCTGACGAATATGATGAAAATGTAGTTTGA